CCGCATCGTTTTACGCGAACCACGAAAGCAAATCACGTCGTCTTTGATTCTTgcaaaatttgtaattttcaaaagacataaataataacattgagttcatgcaaacattttgggacatttttacTCGGACAATAGTCCAACAAACTCTTATCTTGAGGTCTGACGTCCATCAATTTGTATTTCTAAAATCGGGATGAGGAGAATAAAGTAAAGGCGTGACAATAAATTGACGAATGCTCAACTATTTTCATATTTGATTGCTTAGAGATCTCGTCCAACTTGATATCGACCAAATCCTCGGAATTTCACATCTTGAGAATGATATTTTTCTTAATATTGAAGCAGACGGATGATGTtggcaaacatctgctttgacTGTGGAAAAGAAATCATCGACATTTTTGCTGGAcgaaaagacaaaatgtcacaTGATCAACTCGAAATCTGCAAATGCTTTCATTGAGGAAATAATGGGCAGATttatcaaaatcatcttttgttgCAGGCCTCGTTGCGATCTTATTCAAAGAGGTGAAAAGGGATGGGTTGCGGCGGCTACCCGACAGGATGGAATCGACCGACCCGGACGTCATCAGACAGGGTCGTCCGGGGACAGGAACAGCTGGATGGGAGGGCGGGGCTTTGGCCAACGTGGCATTTTCCGTCCTGCCTGGAAGCTTCCAGAAAGGCTGAGAAGGCAGGAAGGGAGGTGAGCTCGCTCTGCTCTTCTTTTCTGGCAGTCTGCTGccttttttgtctgtgtgtgtgtgtgtgtgtgtggctctgTCAGCactgaccccccccaccccaccccaccccacctggCAGGCATGCGGACGTGGCACCCAAGCGCAAGCCAGCCGGAAGTCACGTGTGACCGCAAAGCACAAAGGTGGCCTGCAGGTGAACAAAATACTTTGACGCTTCCTTCGCTCGCAAGACGTTTCAACGTATCAAAAGTAATTGTCAACAAATCTGATATTTTTGTGAACGAAATTGATACGCCCAAAGTTgaacatttgtgcatatttgCACACCAGAGCCATACACAGGAAGCAATTGTGAAAGTCTGCTCACCGAATCTATCCCATCATTTCATTCTTGAAACTTGTaccgggttaaaaaaaaaaaaaaaaaaaaagaatcaacaaAAATGTCGCAATCGCCGCAACTTCTCATTGAGCAGCACGACTACAGCAATCCTCCGCTTTGTGGTCCTTTTTTAATTtgccatttctctctctctggtttttgaattggatttttttgggggatgatAACTTcgttaatgcttttttttttttttccatgcctgCCACCGATACAGAGCAGGGCGAATAAATAAGGCAAGGATGTCATTTTATCAACATTGACATAATAATGTAGAACATCCAAGGACGTCGAGACTCCTCTCTCCTCGGACACTTTCAGCTTCGTAAAACGCAGATCGAGGTCCCCGCTTCCGTTTGTGGGCCGCAGATGGTCGCCCCCGTGACCCCGCCGGGCGACGTTTGCCGCTCGTCGGCTCAAATTGAGCAGTCGAACCGGCACACAACAGTGCTTGCAGGTACCATttgggatttttgtttgtttgttttgttttcaagagGAGAACAAATACATTTCTGAAATTGAAGTTGTAGTTTTACAAGTAAAACATAACttgggcacttttttttctttttttacaaggGGAAGTAAAGGAATGATATCAACGGAGAACTTGATTGGTcactttgttgtctttttcctcattttctgcAGTCTTCCACTTCATTTTCAACCGTCAGGTAGTTTGTCACCCACTTCCTTAGTTTGTTCGTATCCAGATCAACGAGATGACTTAaaccagcagtcggcaacccgcggctccggagcctcgtgcggctctttcatccttataatgcggctctgattggcttgggaaaataaattactaaaaaaatttttttgtatttaattgaagtgtgttttatttgtgttagtttttatattattttagttgtaaatttgaagattattgtgatcttgaaatgttaaaatattaatgaagttatttgatattattttttcgtcgctcaaaatagacgtcacactgcggaagcgggtaaacccgctgaaacgccgtcgatttggagcgactttcaagcccggcaaagccaacggagaaacatgctgcggtaaagtagtagaagtttttttttttcttcttcattttagatgtgcggctcccagtgttttcttttccgtggaaaccgggttcaaatggctctttcggtgtcaaaggttgccgaccgctgacTTAAACCAAAGATTTATTCCATCGGTTGCTACAGTCCGCTTGCATTGGGGCCAAGTGGGGCAGTGAACCGCCACATCCACTAGGCGGAGCTGTAgtggtggaggaaaaaaaaagaaaacattgtgcGAGCATGTAAAGCGTTGCAGGACTTTCTTCAGGTTGAGCTTGCCGCAAAAGATCGCAGGACAACAACAACGTGAATTTTGTGTTGGGGCGTCTCGGCTTGCAAATATTTTGAGTGAACATGTTGCGACCTGCATCATGTAAGCACACACGCCGACAAgatcaggaaaaaaagtgaaccgCAGATGAGATCGTCCCGACGTGTCGAGATCCGATTAGCGGAGTTTGCAGACGAAACAACGTCGGCGGGTCTCGACCTGATGAGCGTTACCGTGACGACGGCCTCCTCCAATGGAAAGACACCCTCACATTCAGTACATCTTCATCGagtagaagaaaagaaaaaaggtcaTCACTCTGAAATTCCAAATTTCTTGTGAAGACAAGCAGCTCAGACGACGCTCATGCAGACTCTGGAGTGACCTCTGACCTTCCTTCTAAAATCCCAGCGAAGCGCTCTGCCGCCCCCTGCTGTCTGTTCTCGTCACGCTCAGGTAGGAGGCGCACGATCTTCTCACGATGATTTTTCCGCGTCATTTGGCGTCGATGTCCTATGAAAGCTCAGAGGTGACCTCGTCACGTTTGCTTTGTAGTATTAACAAATATCAGCACCGAGACGAAAGCTTCTCGCCATCTTGTCAACAGTCAACTTCTTGCGCTTCACCAGAAACCGGCAAAATTCTCGCGGCTCTTCGGATGAGATTCCGCCGTTCTTGTCGGGAGGATCGGCTGTCACGCCAGCTGCTGAGACCGTTCTACACGGggactgtgtacctccatcccAGTCTGCTTTGGGGCAAAATCAGACGGCGAGGGGCGATCGAAACCGCCGGACCACCCTTGAAAACAGACGCGCCGCTCGAACTGggtccagagcgggcaggatcccttcggaccctccacatgcCGGCCAACTGCTCTTCCGGCCCCTTCCGTCGGATGCGAGTCCAAACGAGCGGGCAtttccaacagttttttttcccccctctgggAATGAAGTCGGGAAATTCTCAATCAGCGAATGTACAATTTTGCGCCTCGTGCCGTTGTTGAGACGCTCACTCGCATCCTGCCGGGCCAATCAGTATCGGTATTAGTGATAGATTTTGGAGATTAGCGCACGATTGGTCACTTGCAACTGCTccctttttgcacaattgtcattggacTGGCCTGGAACGGGAACGGGTAAAGggacaatggggggggggacgcactCTCATCTCTGACCTCTTCTAAACGAAGAAGATTTTCCATCGTGCACGACTcttcttataaggaatagttcccgTCCCTGGTTTTTTTCATGCGAATGTCATAAAATTCCTTGTGCGTCTTTGCACACTTGggcaataaagctgattctgaggaTACTCATTGACTAATCATTCAGATGCAGACAAATCAATATGCCGACCATCAAGGGTGGGAAAAAAGCGGAGCGAGGCAGTTGAATTAGATGGCGCTGTTGACCCGTTTGTCAACTTTAGTTTTACAAATGCGTACACGTACAAATAAAGTTTGCATTGCACGTGAAGTCTTTGACGTAACGTTCGGCGCCGGTCAGTACGCTTTGGACCTGTAGGAAGGAAACGTGACGGAAAACATTAgcacggggtggggggggggcggcggatAAAGGGGCGCGTTGGGCTCACCTGGCGAAGGCCGACAGCGCCAGCACGCTGAGCAGGAACTGGAGCCCGTAGAAGCAGAGCAGCACCGAGCCCAGCAGGAACTCCAAATGCAGCACGAAAGTCTGCAGCAGCAGGAAGTAGACGCACAGCGCGACGCACGGCAGGAGCAGGAACAGCGACACCGCCGTGGTCGCCGTGTGCTCGCACAAGTTGCCCTTCCAACCTGAAGCGCAGGCACAGGCGCACGTCACCGACCGGCGCCAGACAGAGCGCTGCATTTTCCACACGTGCGTCTGCTCATGACAGACGGGTCcaacaaatttcatgttgcgaAGTCAAACTGGCTccaaggatgggggggggggctaaaaggTCCGCCTCATCTGGACGACCCGAATCTCATATGCGGCGTCGGCACCCACCGTAGAAGATCCGGAGAATCTCCAGACCGAGGAAGAGGACCAGCAGCGCCGCGTCCAGAATCAGATTACTCGACGGGTAAGGCAGCAAAAGGCCTGCGGAGAAGAAGACAACGGAGAGCACAAACTTGGTGACGTTGACGCTAGTTGAAATCAACGTTGAGCGGACGGACGAACGACCTTTATAGACGAACGTGAGGACGCTTGCCAGGAAGAAGGCGGCAAAGTACCAGCAGTTGAGGTACAGCAGGACCTGCAGGGGAGTCGACGACAGCTGGGAGGGGGAAAAGGGTTGCGGGTCAAGGTGGCAAAAGGTCACATGTGCGAAGTccgggggacacacacacacacacacaagcgaaATGGCATCATGCGGAGGATACGATTGGCTGGCTCCCTGCAGAGAGACGATGACATCACAATCAAAAAGTGCAACATGACGAGCAGCTAAACGCAATACGCCTCATTCTATTTCGCCTTTCGTTAGTTTTAAAGACAACAACGTAACCTCACGTCTGACTTCATACTTTGCTACTCggtatcattttcattttacagaCATTTGTACTTTGTCACAATAGCTTTGTTACGTTTTCATCCTCTGCGGATTACAAATAGAAACAGAGAGAGGGAAAGCATTTTGGATTCGTCTAACGTGTGAACAACATGAGCATGAATTATTTGGAAAATGAGCAACATTGATGGCCTCATTTGAGACGTGTGTTTTTATCTCCGAGATGATTCACTGATGGCAAATAAATGTGTCGTGTCCTCCACCGGTCTAAAAAGATCCGTCATGAATTCAGCTTCCAATTCTCACAATCATAGTGAATACTTTCGATTGTTTTGAGCTCGCTTCTTTACTTGAGAACATTTTAGTCTGTACTTTCCCCCCATGATATCAAAACTTCTACTCGTACGGGTCTTCGTACACATCTACCTAGCCTGCAGTACTTGCACTTCTTAAGTGGCGAACGTGAAGACTTTTGCCACCTTTGTTTACGTAACACGTTCATCGATTACCCGCACAAAAACCGACGTCCACGATTGCTACTAAGTGGCCTTTTGTCAAGTTTACGATCGTGTGACGACAAAGATCTGCACTTCACGTTCAAAAAATACGTTGACGTCACGAAATCCTACAGAAAATGTCATTGCTGACTTTCTTGATGATATCTGGAGGCGGCATGTTAACGCGACCGCTTCAGAAAACGAAATGCTTACCGGGCGCCATTTTAGTTACCGTGGAAACGGCGTGGCGGAAGAGACACTTCTTCGCTCATCGACTAAACCGCCCGCatgttgttctgctgccctctgcTGCGTGAAAGGCGAAGGCCTGTTCgcttttaaatgacaaacatttgaccgtaattattttctttttttttttttttctacttgagATCTTCTCTCATTTGTCGGGTTTCAACtaaaaatgcaaacacacacagaaaaaaaaaaaagataataataattatctaCGACGCTGATTGGCCGGGTGATGGCTTTGTTTGACGTGGCATTGGCGCTCGCGCGCGTGCGCGGTAGCGCTCTCCCCGTCAGGAAGATGGCGGCCCTCGGGATTTGTTCGGTTCTGTTGAGGTTTTGGCTTCTGAGCGTTTTTTACGGGGTCGTCTCCGCCTTGTACTTCCACATCGGAGAGACGGAGAAGAAGTGCTTTATAGAAGAAATCCCGGACGAGACGATGATCATCGGTGAGCGCCTCGGAGGCAGGCCTTGCTAATGCTAAGTGCTAGCTCCCCGACTTCATCTTTGAGACGAACAAGCCTGCGCTGCGTTTTCACCAAAGTTGCGAAAAAGCGCAAATTGACGTCCAATTTCTCTAGTTTTGTACAGCACGTACGGCTCTGGGATGAAGTTAATATCCAAACGATCTGGTTCGTgtttacttttccaaagactTGCTGTCGACGAAATTGAGTGAAGCCATTTGAATTCCGCTTTGAATGCGGAAGTCGCCTTAGTAGGGGTTGAACATTGATCAACCAACACAAAAATCTCGCTTCTTGTCTCCtattttcatcatttaattGGTTAGTGACCTCGTTTGGGCTAAAGTTGTTCAAATGCTGCGAATTTCATCGTCGATTGCTGTCATTGTATATGAAATCAGAGGGATCTTGATGCGTTTTGTCCTCCCCCAAGAAGATATTAGCAAACATCAGCTATTTCTTTTGGGAAAACGACGATCATCGTAATTCATTTGTTTCTTCCTTTTCTGCACTTTGTTTTTGATGCAATGTCCTGCTTTCCAATCGAGCCGTGCAAACGTTGCTCCCAAAAATGAATTGCCCGAGGAATGGATTTTTATTCGCAATCAGTTCTCCTGGTGCGTTTGCAGGCAACTATCGGACTCAGCTGTACGACAAACACAAAGAGGAATATTTGCCGGCCACTCAGGGTCTGGGGATGTTTGTGGAGGTCAAAGACCCAGATGAGAAGGTTGCACATtctgctgcaaataagcatgAGAATCTTTTATCTGCCGCGGCCCAACTTCTCACATCCCTTGgcttgttgtcgtcgtcgtctttcGGTCCCTTCCCTCTTTTGCAGGTGATCCTGTCTCGACAGTACGGCTCGGAGGGGAGGTTCACGTTCACGTCTCACACGCCCGGAGAACATCAGATCTGCCTGCACTCCAACTCGTCCAAGTTCTCGCTGTTTGCCGGAGGCATGCTGGTGAGGACGCGCCGGCGGACGTCTGCCGCCGTTTGCTTTGACCGTTGTTTGTCGCTCGCTCGCAGAGGGTCCACTTGGACATCCAGGTCGGCGAGCACGCCAACAACTACGCCGAGATCGCCGCCAAAGACAAACTGTCGGAGCTGCAGCTGCGAGTCAGGCAGCTGGTGGAGCAGGTGGACCAGATCCAGAAGGAGCAGAACTACCAGAGGGTGAGCGGACAAACCGGGTTAAGTCATCGCACGGCGGCCGATCCAAATTCATATCATCAAGCTGTTCCGTGCGACTCCAACCTCACGGTTTGCTCTAAATTGCTGCCCAAATGAAAAAGGACCCGAAAATAATCACGTCAATATTGTGCAATTCACACCTCTggcatttcttttgttttggtcgTCTTCACGGGACGTTTTGCGGTCAGAATTGGAGCTTTTATTTCACAGTATTTACTGCACGTGACAAATTGTTCAACAACTCGGGACAGAGCGACTTTTGTGCAAATCCACTTTTCCGTTGAGCGTAAGTATTGGAACTGATATGATTTCCTTTCATGAAGTTGTAGTGCATACCGGTGAGTATTTGGTAACGTCATCGTTGCTCGCAATAACCGCCGTCGCCTTCCtcattttgaaatgcttttcctgcCCGTGAATTTGTTTGTCATGTCTCGGTCCAGTACCGTGAGGAACGCTTCCGCCAGACCAGCGAGAGCACCAACCAACGCGTGCTGTGGTGGTCCATCGTGCAGACGCTGATCCTGGTGGCCATCGGCATCTGGCAGATGCGACATCTCAAGAGCTTCTTCGAGGCCAAGAAGCTCGTGTAAAGCCGTCGCCGGATGCCGAACGGAACCGAGAAGCGCCGCACGCAAGTTACTCGAGACGACGACGACCGACGGAGCCGATATTGGGAATTCTATTTGGACTGAAAGCTTTGGCCCGACCCGATGATGTGCCGAGCGGGCCGGCTGGATTTTTGTATTTCGGAGCCGGCGGCCGCTCGCCGGCTTTCGTTGCGCACGCGTGTGAACTCCTGTCAAGCGATTTCATTTTATCCTCCCCAAAATATGAAAGGTTTGGAAAGTTTTAGCAGGTGAAGGGCGAAAGGAATGAGTTACTGCAAACCGTGTgaatggtgacttttttttttgggggggggttttttttttttttttgcctgatctCGACACGTTTTGACGTCGATGGCGGAAGGAGGAGCTCGAAGTTGAATTCATCAGTCGTGCGACACTGGCATTTCTCTTTGTGGATGTTTGTGTCTATTTGATTTTAGAAAATACtgaaaaggttttgtttttgtttgcagatatttttttcagtggaacacatttcaggcttcaccAAGTTTGCCCACTTTGagcgttttctttttcttccaccTAAGGGAAAACATGTTCACACTTTTGGTATCACTGAAATAGTAAATGTCATAATTTAAATgatgttgaaataaaaatgaactttcaCCTGACTGTTTTTAAGGGCTTAATGCTACAAAAACACAGCTTTATCTTATCTCGTGAAAAGTTCTTAGGGTACTTACTTTAATTTGAAAAGTTTGACTTTTCTGAATTGTCAACTCGTGCTAGTTCCATTGGGACATTTTGCCTTGAATAAAGGATACAAACATTCCAATGGAACTGTTATGAACCTTATATTTGCAAAGATTCTTAAAATGAGATCTTGGAAAATTTTGTGCAGCCAACAGGACCAAAAGTAGCCCTCCACAAATAGCTCAACTGTGGTtgcacattgtgatttcctaggagcatttaaaaatgtatcgaGGCATTTTGCATCGATTAAGATTATTAAGAAAATGTTGATAATTGATGATcaattgtgaggctaagcggctgagaaaatggatggctggataactTTGGCTGGTCAGAAAGCCATCAAATGTTCGGGAACCACTGACATTTTCATGCTATTAAATACAATCATGTGGTTGTGTTTGTGCTTTGTTTCCCCTCAAGCGTCAAGTCAATGCATCCATcgctccttccctccctccatccatccatccatccctccctttTCTACCGCTTACCCGGGGCAGGggcgcccagacttcccttctcCCCGTCGACTTCATTCGGTTCTTCCAGGGGGATTCCAAGTCGTTCCCTGGCCAGCTGAGAGACGCAGCCcctccggtgggacgtgcccggaaaaCCTCAGCTCGGGAGGCGTCGGAACCAGAcccgcagccacctcatctggctgcGCTAGTGGAACTTTTTCCACTTTCTGtgtttccgctcgagtgtccggCCGAGTTGAACACAACCGTGgctcagttgttgttgttgttgtttttttcctccccccctccTCGTGTGGaaattaaatgaagaaaatctAACTTCTGTTTATTTATGATGGCGTTTGTTGAGTTTTAACAGGCGCTCGTCGCACGGAGGCTAACGTTAGCATGTTAGCTTAGCACGGCGCAGgtacgctagtgctaatgctaatagtACGTGTCCAGCCGCCGAGGAGGAAAAGGACGCCGCGGCCGACGTGAACGAGGCTTCCCCGGGAAGGAAGACAAGTTGGAATCAAGTCCGGTTAAATGGGAAACGTCGTCGGCATGGTGGACATTTCGGGCTTTGGCGTTGTTCTTTCGAAAAACGTGGCAACTTTTTAGGAAGCATGACGATGTTTTCATCGAGGAGGAAACCGGTGCTCTATTTTAAGGAGGAGAGAAGGTAATTTCACTCTGTCATTCATTTTAAACTTTATTATTCTCGAATCATACGATGAGTCTTTTtgaatttgaagaaaataagttgtCAACTAGgaagacgacgaggaggagTAAGTCAACGTCTGCGTGTGATTCGACACACTCACTG
The sequence above is drawn from the Syngnathoides biaculeatus isolate LvHL_M chromosome 11, ASM1980259v1, whole genome shotgun sequence genome and encodes:
- the tmed9 gene encoding transmembrane emp24 domain-containing protein 9, yielding MALFDVALALARVRGSALPVRKMAALGICSVLLRFWLLSVFYGVVSALYFHIGETEKKCFIEEIPDETMIIGNYRTQLYDKHKEEYLPATQGLGMFVEVKDPDEKVILSRQYGSEGRFTFTSHTPGEHQICLHSNSSKFSLFAGGMLRVHLDIQVGEHANNYAEIAAKDKLSELQLRVRQLVEQVDQIQKEQNYQRYREERFRQTSESTNQRVLWWSIVQTLILVAIGIWQMRHLKSFFEAKKLV
- the tmem216 gene encoding transmembrane protein 216; the encoded protein is AKKCLFRHAVSTLSSTPLQVLLYLNCWYFAAFFLASVLTFVYKGLLLPYPSSNLILDAALLVLFLGLEILRIFYGWKGNLCEHTATTAVSLFLLLPCVALCVYFLLLQTFVLHLEFLLGSVLLCFYGLQFLLSVLALSAFARSKAY
- the LOC133509221 gene encoding uncharacterized protein LOC133509221, coding for MGCGGYPTGWNRPTRTSSDRVVRGQEQLDGRAGLWPTWHFPSCLEASRKAEKAGREACGRGTQAQASRKSRVTAKHKGGLQTSSSDDAHADSGVTSDLPSKIPAKRSAAPCCLFSSRSETGKILAALRMRFRRSCREDRLSRQLLRPFYTGTVYLHPSLLWGKIRRRGAIETAGPPLKTDAPLELGPERAGSLRTLHMPANCSSGPFRRMRVQTSGHFQQFFFPPLGMKSGNSQSANVQFCASCRC